A DNA window from Vibrio cidicii contains the following coding sequences:
- the trpB gene encoding tryptophan synthase subunit beta produces the protein MAKLNAYFGEYGGQYVPQILVPALEQLEQAFIDAQEDDAFRSEFMGLLQEYAGRPTALTLTRNLTKGTKTKLYLKREDLLHGGAHKTNQVLGQALLAKRMGKHEIIAETGAGQHGVATALACALLGLKCRVYMGAKDVERQSPNVFRMKLMGAEVIPVHSGSATLKDACNEALRDWSGSYETAHYLLGTAAGPHPFPTIVREFQRMIGEETKNQILAREGRLPDAVIACVGGGSNAIGMFADFIEEESVRLIGVEPAGKGIDTDQHGAPLKHGKTGIFFGMKAPLMQDENGQVEESYSVSAGLDFPSVGPQHAHLNAIGRAEYDSITDDEALDAFQELARSEGIIPALESSHALAHALKMARNNPDKEQLLVVNLSGRGDKDIFTVHAILEEKGAI, from the coding sequence ATGGCAAAACTGAATGCCTACTTTGGCGAATACGGCGGTCAGTACGTTCCGCAAATTCTGGTCCCAGCTTTGGAGCAGCTTGAACAGGCTTTCATTGATGCGCAAGAAGATGACGCGTTTCGCAGTGAATTTATGGGCTTGCTGCAAGAGTATGCGGGCCGCCCGACCGCGCTTACCTTAACGCGTAACCTTACCAAAGGCACCAAGACCAAACTCTATCTAAAGCGCGAAGATCTGCTACATGGCGGCGCGCACAAAACCAACCAAGTGCTCGGCCAAGCGCTGCTTGCCAAACGCATGGGCAAACACGAAATCATCGCAGAAACTGGCGCAGGCCAACACGGTGTGGCAACGGCCTTAGCCTGTGCACTGCTCGGCCTGAAATGCCGCGTTTACATGGGTGCAAAAGATGTGGAGCGCCAAAGCCCGAACGTGTTTCGAATGAAACTGATGGGCGCCGAAGTGATTCCGGTGCACTCTGGCTCTGCCACGTTAAAAGACGCCTGCAACGAAGCGCTACGCGACTGGTCCGGCAGTTATGAAACAGCGCATTACCTTCTCGGCACAGCGGCGGGTCCTCACCCATTTCCAACCATAGTGCGTGAGTTTCAGCGTATGATTGGCGAAGAGACCAAAAACCAGATCCTCGCGCGAGAAGGTCGCCTGCCTGACGCGGTGATTGCCTGTGTGGGCGGCGGCTCCAACGCCATCGGTATGTTTGCTGATTTTATCGAAGAAGAGTCCGTTCGCTTGATTGGTGTTGAGCCGGCGGGCAAAGGCATCGATACCGACCAACACGGCGCGCCGCTTAAACACGGCAAAACCGGCATCTTCTTTGGCATGAAAGCACCACTCATGCAAGACGAAAACGGCCAAGTGGAGGAGTCTTACTCTGTCTCTGCTGGCCTCGATTTCCCGTCGGTTGGCCCTCAGCATGCGCATCTCAACGCCATTGGCCGCGCAGAGTACGACAGCATTACCGACGATGAAGCACTCGATGCGTTCCAAGAGCTGGCTCGCAGCGAAGGGATCATTCCCGCCCTTGAGTCTTCTCACGCACTCGCTCATGCCCTGAAAATGGCGCGCAACAATCCTGACAAAGAGCAACTGCTGGTAGTGAACCTGTCGGGTCGCGGCGATAAAGACATCTTTACTGTACACGCAATTTTAGAAGAAAAAGGAGCGATCTGA
- the trpD gene encoding anthranilate phosphoribosyltransferase — protein MQTIINKLYEQQSLSEQESQQLFDTIIRGELDPILMASALTALKIKGETPDEIAGAAKALLANANPFPRPDYDFADIVGTGGDGHNTINISTTAAFVAAACGLKIAKHGNRSVSSKSGSSDLLDSFGINLAMSAEDTRRAMDEIGVAFLFAPQYHSGVRHAMPVRQTMKTRTIFNILGPLINPARPNIELMGVYSQELVKPIAQTMLKMGMKRAAVVHGSGLDEVAIHGETTVAEIKDGKIHEYTLTPADFGLQKHPLDAIKGGDPQENRAIITHLLTGKGSEAQLGAVAVNVALLMRLFGHEDLKANTQQAIEVMNSGKAYQLVEQLAAHV, from the coding sequence ATGCAAACTATCATCAACAAACTTTATGAGCAGCAGTCGCTAAGTGAGCAAGAGAGCCAGCAGCTGTTCGACACCATTATTCGCGGTGAGTTGGACCCGATTTTGATGGCATCAGCGCTCACCGCATTGAAAATCAAAGGCGAAACGCCAGATGAGATCGCTGGCGCCGCCAAAGCCTTATTGGCCAACGCTAACCCTTTCCCTCGTCCAGATTACGACTTTGCTGATATCGTCGGCACTGGTGGCGATGGGCACAACACCATCAACATCTCCACCACAGCGGCGTTTGTGGCTGCGGCGTGCGGGCTGAAAATTGCCAAACACGGCAACCGCAGTGTGTCGAGCAAATCGGGATCTTCCGATCTGCTTGACTCGTTTGGCATCAATTTGGCGATGAGCGCCGAAGATACTCGCCGAGCGATGGATGAGATTGGCGTCGCCTTTTTGTTCGCGCCGCAGTATCACAGCGGTGTCCGCCATGCGATGCCTGTGCGCCAAACCATGAAAACCCGGACGATTTTCAATATCCTCGGCCCACTGATTAATCCGGCGCGGCCCAATATCGAACTGATGGGCGTCTACAGCCAAGAGCTGGTCAAGCCGATTGCACAAACCATGTTGAAAATGGGCATGAAGCGCGCGGCGGTGGTACATGGTAGCGGGTTAGATGAAGTGGCAATCCACGGCGAAACCACGGTTGCGGAAATCAAAGATGGCAAAATCCATGAGTACACTCTCACGCCCGCCGATTTTGGCCTGCAAAAGCACCCGCTTGACGCGATTAAGGGCGGCGATCCGCAAGAAAACCGCGCCATCATCACGCACCTCTTGACAGGCAAAGGGAGCGAAGCGCAACTTGGTGCCGTCGCGGTTAACGTCGCACTGCTGATGCGCCTGTTTGGTCATGAAGATCTCAAAGCTAACACCCAGCAAGCGATTGAAGTGATGAACTCAGGTAAAGCCTACCAACTGGTTGAACAACTCGCGGCACACGTCTGA
- the trpCF gene encoding bifunctional indole-3-glycerol-phosphate synthase TrpC/phosphoribosylanthranilate isomerase TrpF → MSEKLSEHVSVQEAQMAEVLAKIVRDKYQWVALRKQQQPLNTFEADLIPSDRSFYQALSTGKTVFITECKKASPSKGLIRQEFDLDYIASVYNRHADAISVLTDEKYFQGSFDFLPQVRKQVKQPVLCKDFMVDPYQVMLARHYQADAILLMLSVLDDEQYQTLANVAHRLNMGVLTEISNEEELARAVNLGARVIGINNRNLRDLTTDLNRTKLLAPTLRKLAPNAVVISESGIYTHQQVRDLAQFANGFLIGSSLMAEENLELAVRKVMLGENKVCGLTQPDDAAKAYHAGAVFGGLIFAEQSKRVVDTDSARLVMSGAPLHYVGVFQNQSLEFVAQTANSLGIAAVQLHGEEDQHYVTQLRSLLAEHIAIWKAYGVTDHATQRLTQHVDRHLLDAQVGNQSGGTGKAFDWSLIGDPSKVMLAGGLNADNAKQAASLGCLGLDFNSGVESAPGKKDTQKLQQAFAAIRNY, encoded by the coding sequence ATGAGCGAAAAACTGTCCGAGCACGTATCGGTGCAAGAAGCGCAAATGGCCGAAGTGCTGGCAAAGATTGTACGCGATAAATATCAATGGGTTGCTTTACGTAAACAGCAGCAACCTTTAAATACCTTCGAAGCGGATCTCATCCCTTCCGATCGCAGCTTTTATCAAGCACTGTCCACCGGCAAAACGGTGTTCATCACTGAGTGTAAAAAAGCATCTCCATCGAAAGGACTTATTCGTCAAGAGTTTGATTTGGATTACATCGCCTCGGTGTATAACCGACATGCAGACGCCATTTCCGTCCTGACCGATGAGAAATATTTCCAAGGGAGTTTTGACTTCCTGCCGCAAGTACGCAAGCAAGTGAAACAGCCCGTACTGTGTAAAGATTTTATGGTCGATCCGTATCAGGTCATGCTGGCACGACACTACCAAGCGGATGCCATTTTGCTGATGTTGTCCGTTTTGGACGATGAGCAGTACCAAACGCTGGCAAACGTTGCCCACCGGCTCAATATGGGCGTGCTGACCGAAATCAGCAATGAGGAAGAGTTAGCCCGCGCGGTCAACTTAGGGGCAAGAGTCATTGGCATCAACAACCGAAACCTGCGTGATTTGACCACCGATCTGAATCGCACCAAATTACTCGCACCTACCCTGCGCAAACTGGCACCAAATGCGGTTGTCATCTCTGAATCGGGGATCTACACCCACCAGCAAGTGCGTGACCTGGCTCAGTTTGCCAATGGTTTCTTAATTGGCAGCTCGCTAATGGCCGAGGAAAATCTTGAACTGGCGGTGCGCAAAGTAATGCTAGGTGAGAATAAAGTGTGTGGCCTGACTCAACCCGATGACGCAGCCAAAGCGTACCATGCGGGGGCCGTGTTTGGCGGGCTGATTTTCGCTGAGCAGTCAAAACGCGTGGTGGATACCGACAGCGCACGCTTGGTTATGAGTGGCGCGCCGCTGCACTACGTCGGCGTTTTTCAAAATCAATCGCTTGAATTTGTGGCGCAAACCGCCAATTCACTCGGTATTGCCGCAGTGCAGCTGCATGGCGAAGAAGATCAACACTATGTGACGCAGTTGCGTAGCCTACTCGCCGAGCATATCGCGATTTGGAAAGCCTACGGCGTGACCGATCACGCTACGCAGCGCCTCACCCAACATGTCGACAGACATCTTCTCGATGCCCAAGTCGGCAACCAAAGCGGTGGCACAGGCAAAGCCTTCGACTGGAGCTTAATCGGCGACCCGAGCAAGGTGATGCTCGCGGGTGGCTTGAACGCAGACAATGCAAAGCAAGCGGCTTCACTCGGCTGTCTAGGATTGGATTTCAACTCCGGGGTCGAAAGCGCACCGGGTAAAAAAGATACACAGAAGTTGCAACAAGCGTTTGCTGCGATCCGCAACTACTAA
- a CDS encoding aminodeoxychorismate/anthranilate synthase component II yields the protein MADIVFIDNFDSFTYNLVDQFRSLGHKVTIYRNHIAAKVIEQAIAKLEQPVVLLSPGPGAPSEAGSMPELIQRVKGKVPVIGICLGHQAIVEAYGGIVAGAGEIIHGKVSMMAHQGHAIYSTLPSPLAIARYHSLVATKVPESLTVTAEVDGLVMSVVNEQDKVCGFQFHPESIMTTYGATLLANAIDWALA from the coding sequence ATGGCTGACATCGTATTTATCGACAACTTCGATTCGTTCACCTACAACCTAGTGGATCAGTTCCGTTCACTTGGCCACAAAGTAACCATTTACCGTAACCACATTGCTGCGAAGGTGATTGAGCAAGCCATTGCCAAGCTCGAACAACCTGTGGTGCTTCTCTCACCGGGTCCGGGTGCTCCGTCAGAAGCGGGCTCGATGCCGGAGCTGATTCAACGCGTGAAAGGCAAAGTGCCAGTCATTGGCATCTGCCTTGGTCATCAGGCCATCGTCGAGGCGTATGGCGGTATCGTTGCTGGTGCGGGCGAGATCATTCACGGCAAAGTGTCGATGATGGCGCACCAAGGTCACGCGATTTATTCTACTTTGCCTTCGCCTCTCGCGATTGCTCGCTACCACTCTTTAGTCGCGACAAAAGTGCCCGAGAGCTTGACCGTCACCGCGGAAGTGGACGGCTTGGTCATGTCGGTAGTGAATGAGCAAGACAAGGTGTGCGGCTTTCAATTTCACCCAGAATCGATCATGACCACGTACGGCGCGACACTGCTCGCCAATGCTATTGACTGGGCGCTAGCGTAA
- the trpA gene encoding tryptophan synthase subunit alpha: MDRYQAMFERLAEKQQGAFVPFVTVCDPNPEQSLRIMQTLVEAGADALELGIPFSDPLADGPTIQGANIRALDSGATPDICFEQIAQIRAQYPQLPIGLLMYANLVYSRGIEDFYQRCAKAGIDSVLIADVPTNESAEFVAAAKKFGVHPIFIAPPTASDETLQEVAKLGGGYTYLLSRAGVTGAETKANMPVGDMLAKLAQFNAPPALLGFGISEPAQVKQAIDAGAAGAISGSAVVKIIEANVSTPDKMLNKLSDFVSIMKSATQK, from the coding sequence ATGGACCGTTATCAAGCCATGTTCGAGCGTCTGGCAGAGAAACAACAAGGCGCATTTGTTCCGTTCGTAACGGTTTGCGATCCCAATCCTGAGCAGTCACTGCGCATCATGCAAACCTTAGTCGAAGCAGGTGCAGACGCTTTGGAGCTGGGCATTCCCTTCTCCGATCCATTGGCCGACGGCCCAACCATCCAAGGGGCGAATATCCGTGCATTGGACTCAGGCGCGACACCGGACATCTGCTTCGAACAGATTGCCCAAATCCGCGCCCAGTATCCACAGTTGCCGATTGGCCTACTGATGTACGCCAATCTGGTGTACTCGCGAGGGATTGAAGATTTCTATCAACGCTGCGCTAAGGCAGGCATTGATTCTGTATTGATTGCCGATGTGCCCACCAACGAAAGCGCCGAGTTCGTTGCCGCCGCGAAAAAATTTGGCGTGCATCCGATTTTCATCGCACCGCCCACGGCCAGTGATGAGACGCTCCAAGAGGTAGCAAAATTGGGCGGCGGCTATACCTACTTGCTCTCACGTGCAGGTGTTACCGGGGCAGAAACCAAAGCAAATATGCCTGTCGGTGACATGCTGGCGAAACTGGCCCAGTTCAACGCGCCGCCAGCCCTACTCGGATTCGGCATCTCTGAACCCGCGCAAGTCAAACAAGCGATTGATGCTGGCGCCGCGGGGGCAATTTCCGGCTCCGCTGTGGTCAAAATCATTGAAGCTAACGTATCAACCCCCGACAAGATGTTAAATAAACTCAGCGATTTTGTTTCAATAATGAAATCTGCAACGCAAAAATGA